TTCGGAGTTCTCGCTTACCGCTTGGCTGTTATGCAAATAATAGCTATAGGCTTTGTAGCGTTGATAGTTATTGGGGTCCGCGTAGATCTGGGTGTCTAACAGTGCATATTCGGTCGATTGACCTTGGGGTTTACCGCGGGTTTTGGGTATTTTGGCGGGTTTTACCCAGTCGGGAGTGACGGCGGTGTAAAAGTGGAATTGGCCGTAGTCGTGTTTTTGGGCGCCTTCTCTGGGGGTGGCCGTCGCGTTGGCGACTGTTGCGCTGAACACAGCAAGCAGCAGCAAATAACAAACAGATTTCATGAATAATTCTGGATATTCGTTTTTGGGCTGCCAAGGCTAACCGGCAGAGCGCATTGTGTCTACATTGATACGCTCTGCGCTAGTGAAATGCACTGCTTTTCGGGCGATTATCGAGTTGCAGTTCGATAGCGGAATCGCCTGCCAGGCAGGGCCAGCGTGCCATCGCTTTCTGCCAGGCGTCTTCATGGTGATGTTGCAGGTAGCTTTTAAAATCTGCTTTGCGGAAGAAATTATCGCTCTCAAACAGGGATTCTATGGAGTAATGAACGGCCAAATCCAATTGGTTGGCAAATTCATCGCCCAACAGGTCGTGGATAATAATGTTGGAAAGCGTCATATCCATGGGCGCCAGGGGAATGCCGCTAGCCATCATTACGCGATCGTTCACCTCTTCAATCAGGCGGTGTGCCAGATAGGCTTCATCGATTAATGCCAGCAGACCTTCCCGGCCTCTGCCAATTTCCGGAGGCGCAAAGAAATAATCTTCGGCGATATCGAGAAATGTTTTGGCATATTCGTACACGCCGGCTGATTTGGTGAGCTCGGTCAGCGCTTCGAGGAAGTCGGGCACATGCTGAATATATCTGGTGACAAACTCTTCCAGCGTGTGAAGGCCATCGCCTCGCGGCAGCGAGATAATACGGTGTAGAGACGGCAGTTTAGTCTCCAGGTATTCCCTCAGTTGGTGATTTTCGGCTTCGATCCGTTGAGCCTCTGCAATGGACTGTCTAATATGCAAAATTCTGGACTCGGTCATAGCTAACTGACACATCGGTTTTTTTACAGTCTGTTCCGGGCTCTGATTGAGTAATACGTTTAATATAGCGCCAATTTCAGCAACTGGCTTACTCACCGTAGACAGAAACCCTAAATCATTTGTGGTAACAGCTGTTTGGCTGTCAACCTGGGGAGAACTGCGTCAAAACCAATTGTGCCTTGCGGTTAAAGTATAGAAGCCCCTCGCAAGGCTTGCCCCCCGAATTAAATTAAAGCTGGTAAAGCTCAACCACAGCCCGTGATTTCCCAATCCTCGCGATGCCAGCCAAATTGGCACAAACCCTCCGCATACCGAGAACAACATGGCGTTACGCATGCGGCGTGTTTGCCCTGCGCCGACGAAAATACCGTCTAGCAGGTAAGTCCATACGCTCACCAGCGGCACCATCACCAACCACAGATAGTGTTTATGCACCTGACTGGCAACTTCGGGTAAATCGGTAAACAGCCGCACCAGAGGATATTCAAAAAGCGCCAGTGCGCCTGCCAAGCCGCAGGCAATAACGACTGCAGCCACTGTAGATGCTGCACAGGCGTTAAAGAATTGCTGGAGATTGCGCCCCCCCAATGCCTTGGCCCCCATCGCCTCGACTGCATGCGCATACCCGTCGAGCCCAAAGGACTGGAACAGCACCAACTGCATAATGATGGCGTTGCCAGCCAGGGTTGCTGTGCCAAGCTGCCCGCTTTGGGCGGTGAAAAAATTAAAAACCAGCAGTAACAGGGCGGTGCGGATAAACAAATCGCTGTTTACCTGTGCCAGAGTACGCCAGTCTTCGAGATTGAACAGTTGCCCCAAAGACAGTCTAGCGTGCTGCGCCGTAAGATTTCGTAAGGGTTTGTAAGCCAATGCAACTGCGAGCAGGCAAGCTGCCCATTCTGCGCACAAAGATGCCACAGCAGCGCCGGTACTTTGCCAGCCTTGGATGACAATAAAATGGTAATCAAGCGCAATATTAAGCAGGTTGGCGCTCACGGTTATCAGCAGTGGAGTTTTGGCATTTTGCAAGCCAATAAAAAACCCCATTAGTACGAAAGTCACCAATACGGCAGGTGCGGCAAAGAGCCGAATCTGACAATACTCGTGGGCCAGGGCCGCGATTTCCGCATCGGGTGCCATCACATATAGTGCCAGAGGCAGAACCAAGCCTTGTGCAACGATCAGAGTCAGTCCAAGTGACAGGGCCAAAAACAGACTCTGCCCCAGATGCAGCAACAGACCCTGATGATCGCCCCCACCAAGCGCGCGCGCCACAAAACCTGTGGTGCTCATGCGCAGAAAATTAAACATCCAGAACAGAAACGCGAGGATATTGGTGCCAATCGCCACCGCTCCGAGAAATAAGGAGCTGTCGAGATGCCCCAACATGGCCGTATCGGCAATCCCCATCAACGGCGAGGAAATATTGCTCAGAATCATTGGCCAGGCCAGGGAAAAGGCCTGCCTGTGTGGTAACCCCTTGAAATGCATGGTTTTTTGGCCGATCAAATTCAGATACCTAATAGTGTGGGATTTGCCTTATAAGCAAAGGCTATGAACAAAATAAGGCGATAAATCATACGAAGCTACTTACATCCTTGCATAACCTGCCGTTATAATCGGCCGCTGCGGCAAAAAGTCGCACCTCCTTTGCGTAATTTTCAATGATATGGCGCAAATCAGAATAAATTAACAACCCAATACAATTTTTATAACGGAGATGGGGCGATGTTAAGTATTTCCAAGCGGTCGCTCGCTCTGCCATTCACATTGATTGCTGCGGTATTGCCCAGTTGGGCCTTAGCAGGTGAATGGCGGTTAAATATGACCGAAGGCGTAACATCCGTCAGCCAGGATGTATTCGGCCTGCATATGACGATACTGTGGTGGTGTATCGGGATTGGTATCGTGGTATTCGGGGTGATGTTTTACTCCATGTTTGCCCACCGTAAGTCCCGCGGCGCCGAAGCCGCTAATTTCCACGAAAGTACAACATTGGAAATTATCTGGACAGTAATACCCTTCCTGATTCTTATTTTTATGGCGGTTCCCGCCACTTCCACTCTCAAAAAAATCTACGACACAAAAAATGCTGACCTGGATATTTTGGTTACCGGCTACCAGTGGAAGTGGAAATACGAGTACTTGGGCCAGGATGTCAGCTTCTTCTCCAACCTGAGTAAGAAATCTCAAGATCAAATCTACACCGACAGCGAAAAATCAGACGATTATCTGCGGGATGTGGATAACGTGCTGGTCATTCCCACCGGAAAAAAAGTGCGTTTCCTGGTTACCGCGGCCGATGTTATTCACAGCTGGTGGGTTCCGGATCTCGCCGTGAAGCGCGACGCGATTCCCGGGTATGTTAACGAAAGCTGGACTTTCGTCGAAGAGCCCGGCACATACATAGGTCAGTGTGCTGAACTGTGTGGTAAAGACCACGGCTTTATGCCGATCGTCGTAAAAGCGGTGCCGCAGGCTGAGTTTGATGCCTGGATGGGCGAGAAACGCGAAGCGGCGCTGGCAATCGCGGAAGCGGCCAAGCAGACCCTGAGTTTTGATGAGCTTTATAGCAATGGCGAGGCGATATACAACGCCCGTTGTGCTGCATGTCACCAACCCGATGGTAAAGGCTTGCCTGGCGTATTCCCCTCAATTGCAGGCAGCGCCGTGGCCACGGGCGAAATTTCCGGCCACCTCGATGTTGTCATGCACGGCGTGAGTGGTACTGCAATGCAGGCGTTTGCCGAGCAGTTAACTCCGGTAGAGGTCGCCTCGGTAATCACCTATCAGCGCAACGCCTTCGGCAACAATATGGGCGACTCTCTGCAGCCAATTGATGTAGTGAATTTCAAGCAAGGGGGACAATAAAATGGCACACGGTCCTGCTAAAGGTTTTACCCGGTGGCTGTTTACCACCAACCACAAAGATATTGGCTCGATGTACCTCTGGTTCTCATTCGCCATGTTTTTCCTGGGCGGTATGTTTGCGCTTGTGATTCGTGCTGAACTGTTTCAGCCTGGTTTACAGATTGTCGAACCCAATTTCTTCAACCAGATGACCACCATGCACGGTCTGGTGATGGTGTTTGGTGCGGTAATGCCCGCCTTCGTTGGGCTAGCCAACTGGATGGTGCCCATGATGATTGGGGCGCCCGACATGGCGCTACCGCGTATGAACAACTGGAGTTTCTGGATCCTGCCGTTCGCTTTTGCGATGTTGGCCTCCACACTGTTTATGGAAGGTGGTGCACCCAATTTCGGGTGGACCTTTTACGCTCCGCTATCAACTACCTACGCGCCAGCTTCCGTCACCTTCTTTATTTTCGCAGTGCACATCATGGGTGCTTCGTCGATTATGGGTTCCATCAACATTATCGCGACCATCCTGAACATGCGCGCCCCAGGCATGACTTTAATGAAAATGCCATTGTTCGTATGGACTTGGTTGATTACGGCCTACCTGCTGATTGCAGTAATGCCGGTATTGGCGGGCGTGGTTACCATGATGTTGATGGACATCCACTTCGGTACCAGCTTCTTCGATGCCGCCGGTGGTGGTGACCCGGTACTGTTCCAGCATGTGTTCTGGTTCTTCGGTCACCCCGAAGTCTACATCATGATTTTGCCGGCGTTTGGTGTGGTGTCTGCCATCATCCCGACCTTTGCGCGCAAGCCTTTGTTTGGTTACAGCTCCATGGTTTACGCCACGGCATCCATCGCATTCCTCAGTTTTATTGTGTGGGCACACCATATGTTTACCGTGGGTCTGCCCTTGTTTGGTGAACTGGTGTTTATGTACGCGACCATGCTGATCGCCGTCCCCACTGGGGTGAAGGTGTTCAACTGGGTAACTACTATGTTCAAAGGTTCAATGACCTTTGAGACGCCCATGCTGTTTGCCATTGCTTTCGTTATCTTGTTCACCATCGGTGGTTTTTCTGGCCTGATGCTGGCAATCGCCCCTGCGGATTTCCAATACCACGATACCTATTTTGTGGTTGCTCACTTCCACTATGTGTTGGTTCCTGGTGCTATCTTCTCTATTACAGCCGCTGTGTACTACTGGTTACCCAAGTGGAGCGGCCATATGTACGACGAGACCATGGGCAAGGTACATTTCTGGATTGCCTTCATCGGCCTGAATGTAACTTTCTTCCCGATGCACTTCTCAGGATTGGCGGGCATGCCGCGACGGATTCCAGATTACAACCCGCTGTGGGCGGATTGGAACATGATTTCCTCCATTGGCGCTTTCCTGTTTGGTGCGGCCCAGGTGCTGTTCCTGTACAACGTGATTAAAACGATCGTGGGCGGCAAAAAAGCCACAGACGAGGTTTGGGAAGGTTCCCATGGTTTGGAGTGGACGGTTCCGTCCCCCGCGCCTTATCACACCTTCTCAACACCACCGGAAGTGAAGTGATTAACACGTCAGGCGTCCGGGATCGGAGGTCTGACGCTAATTGCCAGTTTCGCTTATGAATACCGAAGATAAAAAAGCCATCAGACGTTCCATTGCCAAATCAACGGTGTTGGTGCTTGCGATGTTTGTCTTCGCGATGTGGGTGATGCCGCCGCTGTACACCTTGTTTTGTGACGTTACGGGTATCAACGGCAAAACCAAGGGGCAGTACACTGCGGTGGAAGCCGCAGTTGATACTAGCCGTACGGTAACTGTGAGTTTTGTTGGCACCAAAAACGAGAATATGCCGTGGGATTTCAAACCGATGGATTTCTCTCTGGAAGTGCACCCAGGCGAGCCGGTGGTTACACACTTTTATGCGCGCAACCCCACCGGCAAGATTATGGTGGGGCAGGCGGTGCCCAGTATGGTGCCACACAACGCCACCGACTATTTTCACAAAACGGAATGCTTTTGCTTCAATCAGCAGGCCTTAGGCCCAGGTGAAGAGGCTGAGTTGGGTTTACAGTTTATTGTCGACCAGGAAATGCCCAAAAACGTGAGCACCATCGTTCTGAGCTATACCCTGTTTGACGTTACCGCAAACTCGCCCAATGCTGTGCAGCAAAAGGCGGAAGAAATGGCAAAACATTCAAATAAACAAGAATTGCAAAACAATTCACAAACCTTAACCGCACGTTAAAAGCGGAGTTTAATAATGGAACAGAAACACGAAACCTACTACGTTCCCGAGCAGAGCAAACTACCGATCTTTGCCTCTCTGGGATTGTTTTTAACCGTATTTGGTCTGGGAAACTGGTTAAACGAAATGGATGCCGGGAAAGACGGCAGTGGTGCGACAGTTTTCCTGCTTGGCTTTGTTATTCTTGCCGTTGTTTTATTCACCTGGTTTTCATCGGTAATCGATGAAAACATCAAAGGCCTCAACAGCATGCAGCTGAAACGCAGCTATGTGTGGGGTATGGGCTGGTTCATCTTTTCGGAAGTGATGTTCTTCTCTGCGTTTTTTGGCGCGCTTTGGTATATCCGACACGTGGCACTGCCCGACTTATCCAGCGGCCCAACCAGTGAATTGCTGTGGAACAATTTCGACGCCGAATGGCCGTTGATGAACACTCCGGATATGGTCGCCAACGGTGATGCTGCCAAGTATGTCGGCCCCGGGGAAAATATGAGTAACCCTGGTGTGGGTAAGTGGACCAGTTGGCTGCCTTTCTACAACACCGTGGTACTGCTCAGCTCAAGTTTCACGGTGCATTTTGCGCATACCGCCTTGAAAAAAGACAACAAAAAATTGTTCAATGTCTGGCTGGGTATTACCGTTGCGTTGGGTATCATATTTCTGTTTTTACAGGCGAAAGAATACCTGCATGCCTATCACGAACTGGGCTTAACACTGGAAACTGGCGTTTACGGAACTACCTTCTTTATGTTGACCGGTTTCCATGGTGCTCACGTTACTCTGGGCACTTTTATGTTGCTGGTGCAATGGTTGCGCTCCATCACCAAAGGGCACTTCAGCCATAACGATTGTTTTGGGTTTGAAGCCTCAAGCTGGTACTGGCACTTTGTCGATGTGGTTTGGGTCGGGCTGTTTATTTTTGTCTACGTGCTCGGGTAAGCTATCGCGAACGTCTAGTTCGAATGACAGACGAAAAAAGCTCTCAATTATGAGAGCTTTTTTGTTTGTGTATTGTGATGAGCTTTTCGGGCATATTGCGGTCTATTCATTCGCATGCTGACGGTAGTCTCCCCACGGCGCTGTATTGCCAAGCTTTCCGGTTTGAATGCCGTATGCAATCGTACCTAACAGTGACGCGGCGAGCAGGATACGAATTCCCAGCGCATAGAGTGTACGCTTGGAATCGCTAACATTCATATCCTTGATTAAAAAAACCAATCCACTGCTTAAACTGGCAACCACGGCAATAAACAGTATGATGATGATCACCTTTAACGCCGTAACACTCATAGTGGCACCTCAACCATTAGAGAAAGCCGTGTGAGCAGCTTCAAATTTGAATTTAACTGGAAAATCACGCTGTTTAGTGTGCTGTTGTTGCCGCTACTAATCAGCCTAGGTTTTTGGCAGCTGAGCCGCGCACAACAGAAAGAAACCTTACAGCAAAGCTGGTTGGAGGAGCAAGCCTTGCCACCCGTACACTATCGCGAATTGCTTGACAGAGAGAATGCGTCGGGAGCGAGGCGTGTGTTTGCCGAAGGCAGTTTCGATACGCAAAAATACTGGTTGGTGGAAAATAAAATACTCGCCGGCAAATTGGGTTACCACTTGGTAGCGCCTTTTTATACCGAGTATCAGGACTGGTTACTGGTAAATTTGGGGTGGGTGCCAGCTGATGCCTATCGCGAGGTTAATCCAGAGGTAATCATCCCTGCTGGAAAACTGCGGATTAGCGGAACTCTACGTACACCCAGCGATTCGCGCTTTATCGAACAAAAACCCGATAACTCTGGCGAATGGCCATTCCGCCTTCTGGAGATTGATTTTCCCTTGATGAATGACCAATATGGAAAACCTTTTGAAACTCGCGTAATTTTTGCTGACGCCGATAGTCCGGGCGCACAATTGGTCAGTTGGCAACCTATAAACATGACGCCGGAAAGGCACCGTGGTTATGCTTTGCAATGGTTTGCGATGGCATTTGCTTTGCTGGTGCTGTGGTTTGTAACCAACACTAATGTTCTAAAAGGTCTGACATCGGAAGACTGATGTGAGACGCTAAAACCTATAACGATAAAGTTGTTATTAACGATGACCGACAAACCGAAAAAAAATAACCGAACGATTATTGCTATTTTGGTGGTATCCGTTTTACCCATTGTCGCAGCATATTTTGCTTTTTTTACCGGTATTGGTGTACCGGATCACACTGTAAATACAGGTAAGTTATTGCCACATCCCTTGAGCGTTAAAAACCTTTTGAGTGAAGGGCAAAGCGAATTTTTGTTAGACCTGCAACAGAACAGGAAATGGCGATTGCTCATTCCCATACCCGATGTGTGCGGCACGGATTGTCAGCAAAATTTATACACCACGCGACAGGTACATATTCGCTTGGGTGAAAAAAGTGTTCGTGTAGAGCGCGTTGCTTTGAACATTGCCGGCCAAGCCGGATTGGATTATTTTGAGACAATTAAAACAGAGCATCCACGTTTGAAGCTGGTAACTGTTACCAGCGAACAATGGCGCAACTGGTTGCACGACAGCGGCGAAAATCTTGATGCGCAAAAAGAACATTTTTATTTGCTGGTTGATCAGGAAGGCTTCGCGATGATGACTTACACAACGGCTCAGCATGGCAATGAGTTGTTAAAAGATTTGAAGCGCGCCCTAAAATATTCGATCGATTTTCAGTAGCTATGGCCACGACAAAAACATTATTTTACGTCTCTTGTGTTGCCCTGTTTCTGGCCGCTGTTGTGGTTGTTTTGGGAGCCTTTACCCGCCTGGTGGATGCGGGGCTGGGTTGCCCCGATTGGCCTACCTGCTACGGTCACTTATGGGTTCCCGATGAGCATCACGAAATTGCCAGTGCCAATGAGAAATTCTCAGACACCCCCGTGGAAACTGATAAAACATGGCCGGAACAAATTCATCGTATTTTTGCTTCGACACTGGGCTTGTTTATCTTAGCAATTTTTGCCCTGGCCTATAAAAATAGAGAATCGGAGCAGCCGTGGCGCAGCGTTATTATCATGTTGGCGGTGCTGGTTGCAGGCCTAGTTTCCCGAGTGGTGGTGGGCGACAAGCTGGACCCATTCGTATGGTTTTTGGTCGCTGCTTATTTTGGGAATCTTTTACGATTGAGGCAGTATAGAAATTTACAGACAGCCCCCTTTATTCTGCCGTCGCTGCTTGCAGGCATGGTCATTCTCCAGGGCTTTTTTGGAATGTGGACCGTGACTTTAAAACTGTGGCCGCAGGTGGTAACAGCGCATTTACTCGGCGGTTTTACCACCTTAAGTTTGTTGTGGTTACTGGTGCAGCGTAGCGGCAATTTCTACTGGCGTGCTAAGCCTGAATCCCTTGATAAGTTAATATCACTGCAATGGTTCGCACTGGCTGTGTTGATTGTCGTCGTATTTCAAATCGCGCTGGGTGGTTGGACTTCTTCAAATTATGCGGCATTGGCGTGTCCGGATTTTCCCACATGCCAGAATTCTTGGTGGCCCGTTGCGGATTATCTCCACGGATTTAACGTGTTTCAGGAACTTGGTCCTAATTATCTCGGTGGATTGCTGGAGGCGAAAGGCCGCATCGCGATACACTTTAGCCATAGGCTTGGTGCGTTATTGGTTGCAGTGCTCACTGTAGTGCTTGCGCTTAGGCTGTTTGCAAGCGGTTTAATGGCGGCACGAATTTGGGCGGGGATCGCTCTCTGTGTGTTGAGCATTCAGCTTTCACTGGGCATTAGTAACGTAGTACTCGCCTTGCCGCTCGGTATCGCCGTTATCCACAATGCAGTGGGTGCAATTTTGTTATTGGTTATAGTGGCTATTAATCACCGCCTGCGAACCCTGAGTAAATTCTGATGGCTGATATTCAATCTCAAAGTTTCGATGAAGTAATGCGCAACCACTGGCGCGACTATTACGAGTTGACCAAGCCCAGTGTGGTACTACTGATGTTGCTCACGTCGGTAATCGGCATGTTGTTGGCAACACCGGGTATGGTGCCTTTACAAATATTAATATTGGGCAATCTTGGAATTGCACTGTGTGCGGGTTCGGCGGCTACGGTAAATCATCTCGTCGATCGTCACATCGATGTAAAAATGGCCCGTACCTTCAATCGCCCGGTTGCAAAAGGGCGTGTGGCTCCTACAAATGCAATTATTTTCTCTGCGGTATTGGGTTGCGCAGGTTTAGCGATTTTATTACTTTGGGTAAATGCCATCACAGCTTGGTTAACCTTGGCATCCCTGGTAGGTTACGCATTTATTTATACTTTCTTTTTAAAGCGCGCGACTCCGCAAAATATAGTAATCGGTGGGCTCGCCGGTGCAGCGCCGCCGCTGCTTGGGTGGACTGCAGTCACTGGCGAAGTTCACGGCCATGCCTTGCTATTGGTGTTAATTATTTTTGCCTGGACACCACCCCATTTTTGGGCATTGGCTGTTCACAAAAAGAAAGAATATGCAAACGCCGAAATCCCTATGTTGCCTGTTACCCACGGTGAACGCTACACTAAATTGCACATTTTGCTTTACACCATTATTTTGGTGTTGGTGTCAGTTTTACCGTTTGCGACTCAAATGCTGAATACGCTTTACCTGCTGGGCGCGGTAATCTTGGGTGCTGGGTTTATTTATTACGCCATTACCATGATGCTCGATAAAAATGAAAACGCAGGGATGGATACTTTCAAATACTCAATCATATATTTAATGGCGCTGTTCGTTATTATGTTGTTAGACCATTATTTATTGCCTGTTCAATCGCTGCCGGTATAAAACATGTCTGAAACCACCTACCAAAAAACGGAGCACCAAAGAAAAGGCATAAGAAAAACTGTTATTTTTTTGGTAGTGCTTATGGCGGTGTTTGTGGTGGGCTTTTTTCATAAAATGCTGCAGCCGAGGGTAATGAGCCCGATTGAAATGCGCACCAACGGCGGTATCGTTTTTGAAAACCCGCGTATTATTAAGGATTTTAAACTGACGACGCACACCGGTGAAAGTTTTACCCGTGAAAATCTCAAGGGTAAATGGACGATTATGTTTTTTGGGTTTACCCATTGCCCAGATATTTGCCCAACAACGCTTTCTAAACTGGCTCAGGTGTACAAGCAATTGGATGGCGATATTGCGAAGCAAACTCAGGTAGTATTAGTAAGCGTCGATCCAGCACGGGATACGCCGGAAAAGCTTGCGGAATACGTCACTTTTTTTCATAAGGACTTCATAGGCGTTAGCGGCGATTTTCTGCAAACCATGCAGCTTACCCAAAACCTGAATGTTGCCTTTCAAAAAGTGGTACAGGGCGATGATTACACTGTAGACCATACAGGTAATTTAATCGTTATTAATCCAAAAGGCGACTACCATGCCTTTATCAAACCTCCCTTTGAACTGGCACGATTGACCACCGTTTACCAGTCAATGGTGCAATCGTTCTAAGCTGTTTGAACTTCTATTTGCGTGCAAATCTCATCAAACAGTGTCGATAGCGGTTGTTGCAATTCTTCTGACCAGGGTGTATCCAGCTGTAATTGATGTGTACCGTTGACCTGTAAATAGCTCACACATAGAGTGGATTTGTCTGTAGCGAAATTGCGGGGCACATATAGGTTTTCGTAATCGCCTATGTAACGCTCAGTAAAAATCAATTCATTCACATAGGCGTCGAAAGGGTACTTTCGTACCTTTTTCAGGTCTTCATTTTCGTCGAACAATAACTCATAGGGCAGATCACTGCGTGCCATCGCCTTCTGGAACTCAGCTTTGCAGTATGCCAGATGACTTGTAAAACTTGTTGATGGAGCGACCGTAATTACAATGGGTACCAAATTCACAAACATCCCAACAACGGAGCTTTCAGGTAAATCCTGCTTTGTTGCGGAGTGCGCGCAAAAAACAAAGGTGCGTCGAGTGGTCCTTTGAGAAAAGACCCAGGACAGTGCTGCCAGCAGTTGAGTGGTATCCAGGCCCTGGGTAGTTGAAGGCAACTCTGTGGCCAGTGAGCGCTCGTGTTTGCTGTTTGCCAATTCCAATAATGGCTGCTCAACTATGGCAGGCAGGTGTGTTGCTAGTTGGCCGGCGAGCGCTGCGGCTGCCGCTGCATGCACTCCGGCTTGAATGTCGCGCGCTTGTTGTTGCGCGTAGTTCGTAAAATCAAGTGCGGGCTCGAGCAGGCTGACATTTTGGCGATTTGGGTATGCATCGTATAGGGCGAGAAATTCCGCTGCGAGACGGTTCATGGAATTATCGTCCGCTGCGATGTGGTGGGTTGTTAGTTGCAGAACTTCGCCACCTTCCGTAAGACGGCTGATTATGGCGGCGATTAAGGGTTCCTGTTTTATA
The Alteromonadaceae bacterium 2753L.S.0a.02 DNA segment above includes these coding regions:
- a CDS encoding cytochrome c oxidase subunit 1, whose protein sequence is MAHGPAKGFTRWLFTTNHKDIGSMYLWFSFAMFFLGGMFALVIRAELFQPGLQIVEPNFFNQMTTMHGLVMVFGAVMPAFVGLANWMVPMMIGAPDMALPRMNNWSFWILPFAFAMLASTLFMEGGAPNFGWTFYAPLSTTYAPASVTFFIFAVHIMGASSIMGSINIIATILNMRAPGMTLMKMPLFVWTWLITAYLLIAVMPVLAGVVTMMLMDIHFGTSFFDAAGGGDPVLFQHVFWFFGHPEVYIMILPAFGVVSAIIPTFARKPLFGYSSMVYATASIAFLSFIVWAHHMFTVGLPLFGELVFMYATMLIAVPTGVKVFNWVTTMFKGSMTFETPMLFAIAFVILFTIGGFSGLMLAIAPADFQYHDTYFVVAHFHYVLVPGAIFSITAAVYYWLPKWSGHMYDETMGKVHFWIAFIGLNVTFFPMHFSGLAGMPRRIPDYNPLWADWNMISSIGAFLFGAAQVLFLYNVIKTIVGGKKATDEVWEGSHGLEWTVPSPAPYHTFSTPPEVK
- a CDS encoding cytochrome c oxidase subunit 3 codes for the protein MEQKHETYYVPEQSKLPIFASLGLFLTVFGLGNWLNEMDAGKDGSGATVFLLGFVILAVVLFTWFSSVIDENIKGLNSMQLKRSYVWGMGWFIFSEVMFFSAFFGALWYIRHVALPDLSSGPTSELLWNNFDAEWPLMNTPDMVANGDAAKYVGPGENMSNPGVGKWTSWLPFYNTVVLLSSSFTVHFAHTALKKDNKKLFNVWLGITVALGIIFLFLQAKEYLHAYHELGLTLETGVYGTTFFMLTGFHGAHVTLGTFMLLVQWLRSITKGHFSHNDCFGFEASSWYWHFVDVVWVGLFIFVYVLG
- a CDS encoding cytochrome oxidase assembly protein ShyY1 is translated as MSSFKFEFNWKITLFSVLLLPLLISLGFWQLSRAQQKETLQQSWLEEQALPPVHYRELLDRENASGARRVFAEGSFDTQKYWLVENKILAGKLGYHLVAPFYTEYQDWLLVNLGWVPADAYREVNPEVIIPAGKLRISGTLRTPSDSRFIEQKPDNSGEWPFRLLEIDFPLMNDQYGKPFETRVIFADADSPGAQLVSWQPINMTPERHRGYALQWFAMAFALLVLWFVTNTNVLKGLTSED
- a CDS encoding cytochrome c oxidase subunit 2 produces the protein MLSISKRSLALPFTLIAAVLPSWALAGEWRLNMTEGVTSVSQDVFGLHMTILWWCIGIGIVVFGVMFYSMFAHRKSRGAEAANFHESTTLEIIWTVIPFLILIFMAVPATSTLKKIYDTKNADLDILVTGYQWKWKYEYLGQDVSFFSNLSKKSQDQIYTDSEKSDDYLRDVDNVLVIPTGKKVRFLVTAADVIHSWWVPDLAVKRDAIPGYVNESWTFVEEPGTYIGQCAELCGKDHGFMPIVVKAVPQAEFDAWMGEKREAALAIAEAAKQTLSFDELYSNGEAIYNARCAACHQPDGKGLPGVFPSIAGSAVATGEISGHLDVVMHGVSGTAMQAFAEQLTPVEVASVITYQRNAFGNNMGDSLQPIDVVNFKQGGQ
- a CDS encoding MATE family multidrug resistance protein gives rise to the protein MHFKGLPHRQAFSLAWPMILSNISSPLMGIADTAMLGHLDSSLFLGAVAIGTNILAFLFWMFNFLRMSTTGFVARALGGGDHQGLLLHLGQSLFLALSLGLTLIVAQGLVLPLALYVMAPDAEIAALAHEYCQIRLFAAPAVLVTFVLMGFFIGLQNAKTPLLITVSANLLNIALDYHFIVIQGWQSTGAAVASLCAEWAACLLAVALAYKPLRNLTAQHARLSLGQLFNLEDWRTLAQVNSDLFIRTALLLLVFNFFTAQSGQLGTATLAGNAIIMQLVLFQSFGLDGYAHAVEAMGAKALGGRNLQQFFNACAASTVAAVVIACGLAGALALFEYPLVRLFTDLPEVASQVHKHYLWLVMVPLVSVWTYLLDGIFVGAGQTRRMRNAMLFSVCGGFVPIWLASRGLGNHGLWLSFTSFNLIRGASLARGFYTLTARHNWF
- a CDS encoding protoheme IX farnesyltransferase, with product MADIQSQSFDEVMRNHWRDYYELTKPSVVLLMLLTSVIGMLLATPGMVPLQILILGNLGIALCAGSAATVNHLVDRHIDVKMARTFNRPVAKGRVAPTNAIIFSAVLGCAGLAILLLWVNAITAWLTLASLVGYAFIYTFFLKRATPQNIVIGGLAGAAPPLLGWTAVTGEVHGHALLLVLIIFAWTPPHFWALAVHKKKEYANAEIPMLPVTHGERYTKLHILLYTIILVLVSVLPFATQMLNTLYLLGAVILGAGFIYYAITMMLDKNENAGMDTFKYSIIYLMALFVIMLLDHYLLPVQSLPV
- a CDS encoding cytochrome c oxidase assembly protein subunit 11; translated protein: MNTEDKKAIRRSIAKSTVLVLAMFVFAMWVMPPLYTLFCDVTGINGKTKGQYTAVEAAVDTSRTVTVSFVGTKNENMPWDFKPMDFSLEVHPGEPVVTHFYARNPTGKIMVGQAVPSMVPHNATDYFHKTECFCFNQQALGPGEEAELGLQFIVDQEMPKNVSTIVLSYTLFDVTANSPNAVQQKAEEMAKHSNKQELQNNSQTLTAR
- a CDS encoding cytochrome c oxidase assembly protein subunit 15, with amino-acid sequence MATTKTLFYVSCVALFLAAVVVVLGAFTRLVDAGLGCPDWPTCYGHLWVPDEHHEIASANEKFSDTPVETDKTWPEQIHRIFASTLGLFILAIFALAYKNRESEQPWRSVIIMLAVLVAGLVSRVVVGDKLDPFVWFLVAAYFGNLLRLRQYRNLQTAPFILPSLLAGMVILQGFFGMWTVTLKLWPQVVTAHLLGGFTTLSLLWLLVQRSGNFYWRAKPESLDKLISLQWFALAVLIVVVFQIALGGWTSSNYAALACPDFPTCQNSWWPVADYLHGFNVFQELGPNYLGGLLEAKGRIAIHFSHRLGALLVAVLTVVLALRLFASGLMAARIWAGIALCVLSIQLSLGISNVVLALPLGIAVIHNAVGAILLLVIVAINHRLRTLSKF